ccatacaagcagattcatattcattggattacataattagtaattattaattacctccAACGGATCTTGAGATAGGGTTGCTGTCATCAAATACTTGTAATCACATGCAACATTCAGcatatccaaaatttcaagtgttgcccgtaaagttacttttaatccagttaacgtgctccttgacacaggtattttttttttcgagcttTTCCCAGTCTGCAAGGAATTCTAAAAATTCCTGGATTGCCTGAAAAAAGTATTTCTTCATTAAGTAAACAAGCTTCAAAGCTATACAATGaaatattaagaggaaaggggacggccgcttctccacacaaaagtatagtcagtagtagacatttacagatattagtaaggagcaaaaaatatattccatacaaatttttaaatgttcctaatttttatattaaactaaaaataacagTATAGGCTGTATAGGTGCCAAGGGATATATTCAGGTTACGAGGCGGCGGCGGTTCCGGcatattaacattaacacataatattcactaccagcaacgcataattatattaattctaattataatCGGCATAAATTATTCTTCACTATAAGAGGTATCtactaacaaaaatacattaaaaggtTGGCTACTTCTGGTTTAAGGCACCGTCCGGCCGGTCTTTCTTTATGACGGTCTTCCCTTAAATGTTATAGTGAGTAGACGGACTTAGCTGATAGACGGTCTTCTCCGCATTGACCTTAATTTTAATCGCCAACTATTTCTTACCTTTCTTCGTCTGCAATTTTCATTCACGTACAGAGCATCTCTTGGTATACGCGAAGACATAGCTTGTATCAAATTGAATACAAGATCAATAAATTTTTGTGTTGCAGTTGAATCCTTCAATTCCTCGCAATAGGGTTGATAGTGAGCCATGGCGACCGAAATTTCGTGACCAAACACCTGTTTTTAtaagattaataatattagttttgATGAGCCGAAAGTCCTACGAAATAAATCCGGACAATCAatgaaaattattgattatatttataggtacatacttcagTTGCAAGAGGAACATTCATTACTTGAAAACCTTTCGGTTTCAAATGCGCTGGTGTTAACTTGTAAGCGATTTTTAAGTTAGGCTGACGATAATTCTCTTCCTCTAATACCGCTTCCCAATGTCTTTTTTTCACAGTTCCGTAAGGGGTCTGAAAAAAGAATATTACATTAGTTTGACTTCgtattatcattttatacaaGGCGAAATTGTTATctctgaccaaactctgaggggtgaatataggtcatacttaacaacttatactatgggaccagccccgaaatcgtgaaaaaaaatctgCTGTCTCATACATATTGCGGTGAATCAGTACAGTCAATGTTTTCTATTAAACAGGCGATTTCTTTTTCGTGATTTCAGGGTtggctatagtaaaagttgttcagtatgacctacatattcacccctcagagtttggtcagatataataattacaccttgtatatttttaaaattatcattactCATGCATTACTCTTAATTAACCTTGAACTCTTGTAGCTTATCATCCAAAGTAGATGTTCGAAAACATTTCACTAAATGATTAAAATCTGAAATCATCCATAACCGTCGTGAGCAGTCACAAGGGTGTTCACAGCTAACAGTGTCTTCATTTACACCGAATATTTTCCATACTCCTCGGTTCCAAGGTGCACCGTCCATCACGACAGCATCAACACAAATTCCGCTGTTTTCCattaaaacaatacactctaaaACTAGTTTATGTAGCGGTTCGCTTTTGCatgaatttttcgataaaaagcaACCTAAGGCTTGAACCCATCTACCTCGAAAAGGCACAAACTTGAACACCAAAGCATGGTCCgctgttgtattttttaaattatctggAGTGTGTTGCCCCAGGTCAACAAAACCATTAAATTTC
The sequence above is drawn from the Cydia fagiglandana chromosome 7, ilCydFagi1.1, whole genome shotgun sequence genome and encodes:
- the LOC134665669 gene encoding uncharacterized protein LOC134665669 isoform X2 gives rise to the protein MISDFNHLVKCFRTSTLDDKLQEFKTPYGTVKKRHWEAVLEEENYRQPNLKIAYKLTPAHLKPKGFQVMNVPLATEVFGHEISVAMAHYQPYCEELKDSTATQKFIDLVFNLIQAMSSRIPRDALYVNENCRRRKAIQEFLEFLADWEKLEKKNTCVKEHVNWIKSNFTGNT
- the LOC134665669 gene encoding uncharacterized protein LOC134665669 isoform X3, with amino-acid sequence MLWCSSLCLFETPYGTVKKRHWEAVLEEENYRQPNLKIAYKLTPAHLKPKGFQVMNVPLATEVFGHEISVAMAHYQPYCEELKDSTATQKFIDLVFNLIQAMSSRIPRDALYVNENCRRRKAIQEFLEFLADWEKLEKKNTCVKEHVNWIKSNFTGNT